A single region of the Bacteroides luhongzhouii genome encodes:
- a CDS encoding potassium-transporting ATPase subunit F, with product MYTALFVLGIVIFGYLMYVLVKPEKF from the coding sequence ATGTACACAGCATTATTCGTATTAGGTATTGTGATCTTCGGTTATTTGATGTACGTGCTCGTCAAACCCGAAAAGTTTTAA